In the Pseudomonas sp. DTU_2021_1001937_2_SI_NGA_ILE_001 genome, one interval contains:
- a CDS encoding putative bifunctional diguanylate cyclase/phosphodiesterase has translation MKSQTDAAGRTAAEVVTQLPVPSRLGMLRFERLNEANWALLYLDPGCEKTFGMPAIELCSLIGSPFASLMEPEARYQLHDDIQQQLIGSSHYLIRYTLHTAHGPLSLVELGEAFKQHNRHLLRGYFMVLDAPAGDADASDLPERRLGPYSYAAQLERARAQQELILRLSRQRYSANSLQEAARLITRSACEIYDIACASIWNLDGHLLTAVTEYARESGEHRLPPPIDISLSPIYHDALLNSRAIDACDLHDPRIQDLSTDMQARGATALLDASIRIDGQLIGVLCLEHTGGQRQWLPDEVAFAGELADQFALVLNNHNRRAATNALYLFQRAVEQSANAFLLVNCDGVVEYVNPSFTAITQYSAEEVHGHKLAELPALENLSNLFDAQSSLANSNSWQGEFKSRRKNLEPYWGQLSISKVYGDNRELTHYIGIYEDVTQSKLAQQRIERLAYTDNLTSLGNRPAFIRHLDERFARDSDTPMSLLLVDIDNFKRINDSLGHQTGDKLLISLARRLRNTLSPSDVLARFASNEFAVLLDQTGPEAGQSIANQVLMTLDKPMFVDNQLISVTGSVGLACAPLHGRDPQTLMRNAGLALHKAKANGKHQVQVFTEALNAEASYKLFVENNLRRALSQSELEVFYQPKLCLLSGRLTGLEALLRWKHPEKGMIRPDQFISVAEETGLIIPIGKWVVRQSCRMSKALTAAGFGPLQVAINVSPKQFSDPELVSSIAAILKEEALDPSLLELELTEGLLLEATDETRLQLDMLKRLGLSLAMDDFGTGYSSLSYLKKFPIDVLKIDRSFIRDIPDDEGDMEITSAVIAMAHNLKLKVVAEGIETAAQLTFLRRHRCDVGQGYLFDKPIPSEELIERLHRYPHKPLA, from the coding sequence ATGAAAAGCCAGACCGATGCTGCCGGCAGAACGGCAGCCGAGGTAGTGACGCAATTGCCCGTGCCTTCGCGCCTGGGCATGCTGCGTTTCGAGCGGCTTAATGAAGCCAATTGGGCGCTGCTCTATCTGGACCCAGGCTGTGAAAAAACCTTCGGCATGCCGGCGATAGAACTGTGCTCGCTGATCGGCTCACCCTTCGCCAGCCTGATGGAACCCGAAGCCCGTTATCAGCTGCACGACGACATCCAGCAGCAACTGATCGGCTCTTCCCATTATCTGATCCGCTATACCCTGCACACCGCCCACGGCCCACTCTCACTGGTGGAGCTTGGCGAAGCCTTCAAGCAGCACAACCGGCACCTGCTGCGCGGCTACTTCATGGTTCTCGACGCACCAGCAGGCGACGCCGATGCATCCGACCTACCCGAGCGACGGCTCGGCCCTTACAGCTACGCTGCCCAGCTGGAGCGCGCCCGCGCCCAGCAGGAGCTGATCCTGCGCCTGTCACGCCAACGCTACTCGGCCAACTCCCTGCAGGAAGCGGCGCGGCTGATCACTCGCAGTGCCTGCGAGATCTACGACATCGCCTGCGCCAGCATCTGGAATCTCGACGGCCATCTGCTGACCGCCGTGACCGAATACGCCCGGGAAAGCGGCGAACATCGCCTGCCGCCACCGATCGACATCAGCCTGTCGCCGATCTATCACGACGCCCTGCTCAACAGCCGGGCGATCGACGCCTGCGACCTGCATGACCCGCGTATCCAGGACCTGAGCACCGACATGCAGGCACGCGGTGCGACTGCATTGCTCGACGCCAGCATCCGTATCGACGGGCAACTGATCGGCGTGCTGTGCCTGGAGCACACCGGCGGCCAGCGCCAGTGGCTACCGGATGAAGTCGCCTTCGCCGGGGAACTGGCCGACCAGTTCGCCCTGGTGCTGAACAACCATAACCGCCGCGCCGCCACCAATGCCCTGTACCTCTTCCAGCGCGCCGTGGAACAGAGCGCCAACGCCTTTCTGCTGGTCAATTGCGACGGCGTGGTCGAGTACGTGAACCCCAGCTTCACGGCGATCACCCAGTACTCCGCCGAAGAAGTGCACGGCCACAAGCTGGCCGAGCTGCCGGCACTGGAGAACCTCAGCAACCTGTTCGATGCGCAGTCCAGCCTGGCCAACAGCAACAGCTGGCAGGGCGAGTTCAAGAGCCGGCGCAAGAACCTGGAGCCCTACTGGGGGCAGCTGTCGATTTCCAAGGTCTATGGCGACAATCGTGAGCTGACCCATTACATCGGCATCTACGAAGACGTCACCCAGAGCAAGCTGGCCCAGCAGCGCATCGAGCGCCTGGCCTATACCGACAACCTGACCAGCCTGGGTAACCGCCCGGCGTTCATCCGCCATCTGGACGAACGCTTCGCGCGTGACAGCGACACGCCGATGAGCCTGCTGCTGGTGGACATCGACAACTTCAAACGCATCAACGACAGCCTGGGTCACCAGACCGGCGACAAGCTGCTGATCAGCCTGGCGCGCCGCCTGCGCAACACCTTGAGCCCGTCCGACGTGCTGGCGCGCTTCGCCAGTAACGAATTCGCCGTACTGCTCGACCAGACCGGCCCCGAAGCCGGGCAGAGCATCGCCAACCAGGTGCTGATGACCCTGGACAAGCCGATGTTCGTCGACAACCAGTTGATCAGCGTCACCGGCTCCGTGGGCCTGGCCTGCGCGCCCCTGCATGGCCGTGATCCGCAGACCCTGATGCGCAACGCCGGCCTGGCGCTGCACAAGGCCAAGGCCAACGGCAAGCATCAGGTGCAGGTGTTCACCGAGGCCTTGAACGCCGAGGCCAGCTACAAGCTGTTCGTCGAGAACAACCTGCGTCGCGCGCTGAGCCAGAGTGAACTGGAAGTCTTCTACCAGCCCAAGCTGTGCCTGCTCTCCGGGCGCCTCACCGGCCTGGAAGCCCTGTTGCGCTGGAAGCACCCGGAAAAGGGCATGATCCGCCCGGACCAGTTCATCAGCGTCGCCGAAGAAACCGGCCTGATCATCCCGATCGGCAAGTGGGTGGTGCGTCAGTCCTGTCGGATGAGCAAGGCCCTGACCGCTGCCGGCTTCGGCCCTTTGCAGGTGGCCATCAACGTCTCGCCCAAGCAGTTCTCCGACCCGGAGCTGGTGTCGTCGATTGCCGCCATTCTCAAGGAAGAGGCGCTGGACCCGTCACTGCTGGAGCTGGAACTGACCGAAGGCCTGCTGCTCGAAGCCACCGACGAAACCCGCCTGCAACTGGACATGCTCAAGCGCCTCGGCCTGTCGCTGGCCATGGACGATTTCGGCACCGGTTACTCCTCGCTGAGCTACCTGAAGAAATTCCCCATCGACGTGCTGAAAATCGACCGCAGCTTCATTCGTGACATTCCGGATGACGAAGGCGACATGGAAATCACCTCGGCGGTGATCGCCATGGCCCACAACCTGAAACTCAAGGTGGTCGCCGAAGGCATCGAGACCGCCGCCCAGCTGACTTTCCTGCGCCGTCATCGCTGTGACGTAGGCCAGGGCTACCTGTTCGACAAGCCCATCCCCAGCGAAGAGCTGATCGAGCGGCTGCACCGTTACCCGCACAAGCCGCTGGCCTGA
- the aceF gene encoding dihydrolipoyllysine-residue acetyltransferase, with product MSELIRVPDIGNGEGEVIELMVKVGDRIEADQSILTLESDKASMEIPAPKAGVIKAMKVKLGDRLKEGDELFELEVEGEAAAAPAAEPAAAAPAAAPAPAAEAPAAAPAAAPAAASVQDIHVPDIGSSGKAKIIEVLVKPGDSIEADQSLITLESDKASMEIPSPAAGVVESVEVKLEQEVGTGDLILKLKVAGAAPAAAPAPAAAPAKAETAPAPAAAPAAPKAEAAPAPAPAAAPAKDGAKVHAGPAVRQLAREFGVELSAVAATGPHGRILKEDVQVYVKAMMQKAKEAPAGATGGAGIQPIPEVDFSRFGEIEEVPMTRLMQLGATGLHRSWLNIPHVTQFDQADITDLEAFRVAQKAVAEKAGVKLTVLPLLLKSIAHLLKELPDFNASLAPSGKAVIRKKYVHIGFAVDTPDGLLVPVIRNVDQKNLLQLAAEAAELAEKARNKKLTANDMQGACFTISSLGHIGGTGFTPIVNAPEVAILGVSKATMQPVWDGKAFQPRLMLPLSLSYDHRVINGAAAARFTKRLSELLADIRTILL from the coding sequence GTGAGTGAGCTAATTCGCGTACCCGACATCGGCAACGGTGAAGGTGAAGTCATTGAGTTGATGGTCAAGGTCGGCGACCGCATCGAGGCCGACCAGAGCATCCTGACCCTGGAGTCGGACAAGGCGAGCATGGAGATCCCGGCTCCCAAGGCCGGCGTCATCAAGGCCATGAAGGTCAAGCTGGGCGACCGCCTGAAAGAAGGCGACGAACTGTTCGAGCTGGAAGTCGAAGGCGAGGCCGCTGCCGCCCCCGCTGCAGAACCCGCCGCCGCTGCCCCAGCCGCCGCGCCAGCCCCGGCTGCCGAAGCGCCTGCTGCGGCCCCGGCCGCCGCACCTGCCGCTGCCAGCGTGCAGGACATCCACGTGCCGGACATCGGCTCGTCGGGCAAGGCCAAGATCATCGAAGTCCTGGTCAAGCCGGGCGACAGCATCGAAGCCGACCAGTCGCTGATCACCCTCGAGTCCGACAAGGCGAGCATGGAGATTCCATCGCCTGCCGCCGGCGTGGTCGAGAGCGTCGAAGTCAAGCTGGAACAGGAAGTCGGCACCGGCGACCTGATCCTCAAGCTGAAGGTGGCGGGCGCCGCCCCGGCTGCCGCTCCAGCGCCCGCCGCGGCACCGGCCAAGGCCGAAACCGCGCCTGCTCCGGCCGCTGCCCCTGCCGCGCCGAAAGCCGAAGCAGCACCGGCTCCAGCTCCGGCTGCCGCGCCAGCCAAGGACGGTGCCAAGGTTCACGCCGGCCCGGCGGTTCGCCAACTGGCCCGCGAATTCGGCGTCGAGCTGAGCGCCGTGGCCGCCACCGGTCCGCACGGTCGCATCCTGAAAGAAGACGTGCAGGTCTACGTCAAGGCCATGATGCAGAAGGCCAAGGAAGCACCGGCCGGTGCGACCGGTGGTGCTGGCATCCAGCCGATTCCGGAAGTGGACTTCAGCCGCTTCGGTGAAATCGAAGAAGTGCCGATGACCCGCCTGATGCAACTGGGCGCTACCGGCCTGCATCGCAGCTGGCTGAACATCCCGCACGTGACGCAGTTCGACCAGGCCGACATCACCGACCTGGAAGCCTTCCGCGTGGCGCAGAAAGCCGTGGCCGAGAAAGCCGGCGTGAAGTTGACCGTGCTGCCGCTGCTGCTCAAGTCCATCGCCCACCTGCTCAAGGAGCTGCCGGACTTCAACGCTTCGCTGGCGCCGAGCGGCAAGGCCGTGATTCGCAAGAAATACGTGCACATCGGCTTCGCCGTGGACACGCCGGACGGCCTGCTGGTACCGGTGATCCGCAACGTCGACCAGAAGAACCTGCTGCAACTGGCGGCCGAAGCAGCCGAGCTGGCCGAGAAGGCGCGCAACAAGAAGCTCACTGCCAACGACATGCAGGGTGCCTGCTTCACCATCTCCAGCCTCGGCCACATTGGCGGCACCGGCTTCACGCCGATCGTCAACGCGCCGGAAGTGGCGATCCTCGGTGTCTCCAAGGCCACCATGCAGCCCGTCTGGGATGGCAAGGCCTTCCAGCCACGCCTGATGCTGCCGCTGTCGCTGTCCTATGACCACCGCGTCATCAACGGCGCCGCCGCTGCACGCTTCACCAAGCGTCTGAGCGAACTGCTGGCCGACATCCGCACCATCCTGCTGTAA
- the aceE gene encoding pyruvate dehydrogenase (acetyl-transferring), homodimeric type: MQDLDPVETQEWLDALESVIDKEGEDRAHYLMTRMGELATRSGSQLPYAITTPYRNTIPVTHEARMPGDLFMERRIRSLVRWNALAMVVKTNLNDPDLGGHISSFASSATLYDIGFNYFFQAPTDEHGGDLIYFQGHASPGVYARAFLEGRITEEHMNNFRQEVDGKGLSSYPHPWLMPDFWQFPTVSMGLGPIQAIYQARFMKYLESRGYIPAGKQKVWCFMGDGECDEPESLGAIALAGREKLDNLIFVINCNLQRLDGPVRGNGKIIQELEGVFRGAQWNVNKVVWGRFWDPLFAKDTDGALQRRMDEVIDGEYQNYKAKDGAFVREHFFNTPELKAMVEDLSDEEIWKLNRGGHDPYKVYAAYHQAVNHKEQPTVILAKTIKGYGTGAGEAKNTAHNTKKVDVDSLRHFRDRFDVPIKDSELEHLPFYRPEEGSAEAKYLAERRAALGGFVPQRRAKSFSIPTPPLDTLKAILDGSGDREISTTMAFVRILAQLVKDKEIGHRIVPIIPDEARTFGMEGMFRQLGIYSSVGQLYEPVDKDQVMFYREDKKGQILEEGINEAGAMSSFIAAGTSYSNHNQPMLPFYIFYSMFGFQRIGDLAWAAGDSRTRGFLIGGTAGRTTLNGEGLQHEDGHSHILAATVPNCRTYDPTYGYELAVIIQDGMKKMTEEQQDIFYYITVMNEAYTQPAMPAGVEDGIIKGMYLLEEDTKEAAHHVQLLGSGTILREVREAAKILRDEYNIGADVWSVTSFNELRRDGLAAERFNRLHPGQKPQQTYVEQCLSGRKGPVIASTDYMKLFAEQIRQWVPSKEFKVLGTDGFGRSDSRRKLRHFFEVDRHFVVLAALEALADRGDIEPKVVAEAIAKFGIDPEKRNPLDC; the protein is encoded by the coding sequence ATGCAAGACCTTGATCCCGTCGAAACCCAGGAGTGGCTGGACGCCCTGGAATCGGTTATCGACAAAGAAGGCGAAGACCGTGCCCATTACCTGATGACCCGTATGGGCGAACTGGCCACCCGCAGTGGTTCGCAGCTGCCGTACGCCATCACCACGCCGTACCGCAACACCATCCCCGTAACCCACGAAGCACGCATGCCTGGCGACCTGTTCATGGAACGCCGCATTCGCTCGCTGGTACGCTGGAACGCCCTGGCGATGGTGGTCAAGACCAACCTGAACGACCCGGATCTGGGTGGCCACATCTCCAGCTTCGCTTCCAGTGCGACGCTGTACGACATCGGCTTCAACTACTTCTTCCAGGCCCCGACCGACGAGCACGGCGGCGACCTGATCTACTTCCAGGGCCACGCCTCGCCGGGCGTCTATGCCCGCGCGTTCCTGGAAGGCCGCATCACCGAAGAACACATGAACAACTTCCGCCAGGAAGTCGACGGCAAGGGCCTGTCGTCCTACCCGCACCCTTGGCTGATGCCTGATTTCTGGCAGTTCCCGACCGTATCCATGGGTCTGGGTCCTATCCAGGCGATCTACCAGGCACGCTTCATGAAGTACCTGGAAAGCCGCGGCTACATCCCGGCCGGCAAGCAGAAAGTCTGGTGCTTCATGGGCGACGGCGAGTGCGACGAGCCGGAATCCCTGGGCGCCATCGCCCTGGCCGGCCGCGAGAAGCTGGACAACCTGATCTTCGTCATCAACTGCAACCTGCAGCGCCTCGACGGCCCTGTGCGCGGCAACGGCAAGATCATCCAGGAACTCGAAGGCGTGTTCCGTGGTGCCCAGTGGAACGTCAACAAGGTCGTCTGGGGTCGCTTCTGGGACCCACTGTTCGCCAAGGACACCGACGGCGCCCTGCAGCGCCGCATGGACGAAGTCATCGACGGCGAGTACCAGAACTACAAGGCCAAGGACGGCGCATTCGTCCGTGAGCACTTCTTCAACACCCCGGAACTCAAGGCCATGGTCGAAGACCTGTCCGACGAAGAGATCTGGAAGCTCAACCGTGGCGGCCACGACCCGTACAAGGTCTATGCGGCCTACCACCAGGCGGTCAACCACAAAGAGCAGCCGACCGTCATCCTGGCCAAGACCATCAAGGGTTACGGTACCGGTGCCGGCGAAGCCAAGAACACCGCGCACAACACCAAGAAGGTCGATGTCGACAGCCTGCGTCACTTCCGTGACCGCTTCGACGTGCCGATCAAGGACTCCGAGCTGGAGCACCTGCCGTTCTACCGTCCGGAAGAAGGCAGCGCCGAGGCCAAGTACCTGGCCGAGCGCCGCGCTGCGCTGGGCGGCTTCGTGCCACAGCGTCGGGCCAAGAGCTTCAGCATCCCGACTCCGCCACTGGACACCCTGAAGGCGATCCTGGACGGCTCGGGCGACCGCGAGATTTCCACCACCATGGCCTTCGTGCGCATCCTGGCGCAACTGGTCAAGGACAAGGAAATCGGCCACCGCATCGTACCGATCATCCCGGACGAAGCCCGTACCTTCGGTATGGAAGGCATGTTCCGCCAGCTGGGTATCTACTCCTCCGTCGGCCAGCTGTACGAGCCTGTCGACAAGGACCAGGTGATGTTCTACCGCGAGGACAAGAAAGGTCAGATCCTCGAGGAAGGCATCAACGAAGCCGGCGCCATGTCGTCGTTCATCGCTGCCGGTACGTCGTACAGCAACCACAACCAGCCGATGCTGCCGTTCTACATCTTCTACTCGATGTTCGGCTTCCAGCGTATCGGTGACCTGGCCTGGGCCGCTGGCGACAGCCGTACCCGTGGCTTCCTGATCGGCGGTACCGCCGGCCGGACCACCCTGAACGGCGAAGGCCTGCAGCACGAAGACGGCCACAGCCACATCCTGGCGGCCACCGTGCCGAACTGCCGCACCTACGATCCGACCTACGGCTACGAGCTGGCGGTGATCATCCAGGACGGCATGAAGAAGATGACCGAAGAGCAACAGGACATCTTCTACTACATCACCGTGATGAACGAAGCCTACACCCAGCCTGCCATGCCGGCCGGCGTCGAAGACGGCATCATCAAGGGCATGTACCTGCTCGAGGAAGACACCAAGGAAGCCGCCCACCACGTCCAGCTGCTGGGCTCGGGCACCATCCTGCGTGAAGTCCGCGAAGCGGCGAAGATCCTGCGCGACGAGTACAACATCGGTGCCGACGTATGGAGCGTGACCAGCTTCAACGAACTGCGCCGCGACGGCCTGGCCGCCGAGCGCTTCAACCGCCTGCACCCAGGCCAGAAGCCTCAGCAGACCTACGTCGAGCAGTGCCTGTCGGGCCGCAAGGGTCCGGTCATCGCTTCGACCGACTACATGAAGCTGTTCGCCGAGCAGATCCGTCAGTGGGTACCGTCCAAGGAATTCAAGGTCCTGGGCACCGACGGTTTCGGCCGCAGCGACAGCCGTCGCAAACTGCGTCACTTCTTCGAAGTCGACCGTCACTTCGTCGTGCTGGCCGCTCTGGAAGCGCTGGCCGACCGTGGCGACATCGAGCCTAAGGTAGTGGCCGAGGCGATTGCCAAGTTCGGCATCGACCCGGAAAAACGCAACCCGCTGGACTGCTAA
- the glnE gene encoding bifunctional [glutamate--ammonia ligase]-adenylyl-L-tyrosine phosphorylase/[glutamate--ammonia-ligase] adenylyltransferase: MSLPSLAEISAILLPCASTAEHALRASLAHLGAAALQAFEAWPAPRHADLARVCAASDFVVEQITRDPQMLLDMAEAGDLERRFAPGELRAQLAAALATVSSEDELGRVLRRQRNRQQVRIIWRDLTRQADLVQTCRDLSELADASIDLAYHWLYERHCQQFGVPTGRRSGQAQHMVILGMGKLGAVELNLSSDIDLIFAYPEGGETVGAKRPLDNQEFFIRLGQRLIKALDPVTVDGFVFRVDMRLRPYGSSGALVLSFNAMEQYYQDQGRDWERYAMIKARVVGGDQTAGEQLLEMLRPFVYRRYLDFSAIEALRTMKQLIQQEVRRKGMADNIKLGAGGIREVEFIAQAFQLIHGGRDLSLQQRPLLKVLATLEGQGYLPAAVVGELREGYEFLRYTEHAIQAIADRQTQMLPDDPLDQARIAFMLGFADWASFHERLMHWRERVSWHFRQVIADPDGEDEQDTGETMVGGEWLPLWDEGQDEEASCRQLQEGGFKEPARALKALATLRSGPQMRTIQRIGRERLDAFIPRLLAQAVEHDDPDLVLERVLPLVEAVARRSAYLVLLTENPDALRRLLTLCAASPWIAEQIARFPLLLDELLNEGRLFSPPLAPELAAELHERLVRIPEDDLEQQMEALRHFKLAHGLRVAASEITGSLPLMKVSDYLTWLAEAILEQVLALAWRYSVARHGTPRRPDGSPCDPAFIIVGYGKVGGIELGHGSDLDLVFIHDGDPQAETDGAKPIDGAQFFTRLGQRIIHLLTAQTNSGQLYEVDMRLRPSGASGLLVSSVGAFARYQESEAWTWEHQALVRARVLTGSADVQAAFEQVRAQVLGRQRDLAQLRIEVSEMRAKMRDNLGSKASAAGTAANAFDAALPFDLKQDAGGIVDIEFMVQYAALAWSRDYPQLLRYTDNIRILEGLEEAGLLPGADAALLREAYKAYRSAAHRQALQKQAGVVAGDQFQEQRREVMRIWAALGLS; the protein is encoded by the coding sequence ATGAGCCTACCTTCGCTGGCCGAAATTTCGGCCATTCTGCTGCCTTGCGCAAGTACTGCCGAACACGCCTTGCGCGCTTCGCTGGCCCACCTTGGCGCTGCTGCGCTGCAGGCATTCGAGGCCTGGCCGGCGCCGCGTCATGCCGATCTGGCGCGGGTCTGCGCGGCCAGCGACTTCGTCGTCGAGCAGATCACCCGTGACCCCCAGATGCTTCTGGACATGGCCGAGGCCGGCGACCTCGAGCGCCGCTTCGCGCCTGGCGAGCTGCGTGCGCAACTGGCCGCGGCGCTGGCAACGGTCAGCAGCGAAGACGAGCTGGGCCGGGTTCTGCGCCGCCAGCGCAATCGCCAGCAGGTGCGCATCATCTGGCGCGACCTGACCCGCCAGGCCGACCTGGTGCAGACCTGCCGCGACCTGTCGGAGCTGGCCGACGCCAGTATCGACCTGGCCTATCACTGGCTCTACGAGCGTCATTGCCAGCAGTTCGGCGTGCCCACCGGTCGGCGCAGCGGCCAGGCGCAGCACATGGTCATCCTTGGCATGGGCAAGCTGGGCGCGGTCGAGCTGAACCTTTCGTCGGATATCGACCTGATCTTCGCCTATCCCGAAGGCGGCGAGACCGTGGGCGCCAAGCGCCCGCTGGACAACCAGGAGTTTTTCATCCGCCTGGGCCAGCGGCTTATAAAGGCACTCGACCCGGTGACCGTCGACGGCTTCGTGTTCCGGGTCGACATGCGCCTGCGACCCTATGGCTCTTCCGGTGCGCTGGTGCTCAGCTTCAATGCCATGGAGCAGTACTACCAGGACCAGGGGCGCGACTGGGAGCGCTACGCGATGATCAAGGCTCGCGTGGTGGGCGGTGACCAGACGGCCGGCGAGCAGTTGCTGGAGATGCTGCGGCCCTTCGTGTACCGCCGCTACCTGGATTTCTCGGCCATCGAAGCGCTGCGCACCATGAAACAGCTGATCCAGCAGGAAGTGCGCCGCAAGGGCATGGCCGACAACATCAAGCTGGGCGCCGGCGGCATCCGCGAGGTGGAATTCATCGCCCAGGCTTTCCAGTTGATTCACGGTGGACGCGACCTGAGCCTGCAGCAGCGGCCACTGCTCAAGGTGCTCGCCACCCTCGAAGGCCAGGGTTACCTGCCGGCGGCGGTGGTCGGCGAATTGCGCGAAGGCTACGAGTTCCTGCGTTACACCGAGCATGCCATCCAGGCCATCGCCGACCGCCAGACCCAGATGCTGCCGGACGACCCGCTGGATCAGGCGCGCATCGCCTTCATGCTCGGCTTTGCCGACTGGGCGAGTTTTCATGAGCGGCTGATGCACTGGCGCGAACGGGTGTCCTGGCACTTCCGCCAGGTGATCGCCGACCCGGACGGCGAAGATGAGCAGGACACTGGCGAAACCATGGTCGGCGGCGAGTGGCTGCCGTTGTGGGATGAAGGCCAGGACGAAGAAGCCTCGTGCCGGCAGTTGCAGGAAGGCGGTTTCAAGGAGCCGGCGCGGGCCCTCAAGGCACTGGCCACGCTGCGTTCCGGGCCGCAGATGCGCACCATCCAGCGCATTGGACGTGAGCGCCTGGATGCATTCATTCCGCGCCTGCTGGCCCAGGCCGTGGAGCATGACGACCCCGACCTGGTGCTGGAGCGTGTCCTGCCGCTGGTCGAGGCGGTGGCCCGCCGGTCGGCTTACCTGGTGTTGCTCACCGAAAACCCCGACGCATTGCGTCGCCTGCTGACCCTGTGCGCCGCCAGCCCGTGGATCGCCGAGCAGATCGCACGCTTCCCGCTGCTGCTCGATGAACTGCTCAACGAGGGCCGGCTGTTCAGCCCGCCGCTGGCGCCGGAACTGGCCGCCGAGCTGCACGAGCGTCTGGTGCGCATCCCCGAGGACGACCTGGAACAGCAGATGGAAGCTCTGCGCCACTTCAAGCTGGCCCACGGCTTGCGGGTGGCGGCGTCGGAGATCACTGGCAGCCTGCCACTGATGAAGGTCAGCGACTACCTGACCTGGCTGGCCGAGGCGATCCTTGAGCAGGTGCTGGCCCTGGCCTGGCGCTACAGCGTGGCGCGGCATGGTACGCCACGCCGGCCGGACGGCAGCCCGTGCGACCCGGCATTCATCATCGTTGGCTATGGCAAGGTGGGGGGCATCGAGCTGGGGCATGGCTCGGACCTCGACCTGGTGTTCATCCACGACGGTGACCCGCAGGCCGAGACCGACGGCGCCAAACCCATCGACGGCGCGCAGTTCTTCACCCGCCTGGGGCAGCGGATCATCCACTTGCTGACCGCGCAGACCAACTCTGGCCAGCTCTATGAAGTGGACATGCGCCTGCGACCGTCGGGCGCTTCGGGGCTGCTGGTCAGCTCGGTGGGTGCCTTCGCCCGCTATCAGGAGAGCGAGGCCTGGACCTGGGAGCATCAGGCCCTGGTGCGTGCCCGGGTACTGACCGGCAGTGCCGACGTGCAAGCGGCCTTCGAGCAGGTACGCGCCCAGGTGCTGGGCCGTCAGCGCGACCTGGCGCAGTTGCGGATCGAGGTCAGCGAGATGCGTGCCAAGATGCGCGACAACCTGGGCAGCAAGGCCAGTGCCGCCGGCACTGCTGCCAACGCCTTCGATGCGGCGTTGCCCTTCGATCTCAAGCAGGATGCCGGTGGTATCGTCGATATCGAATTTATGGTGCAATACGCGGCCCTGGCGTGGTCGCGGGATTACCCGCAGCTGCTGCGCTACACCGATAACATCCGCATTCTGGAAGGCCTCGAAGAGGCCGGGCTGTTGCCTGGCGCCGATGCCGCCCTGCTGCGTGAAGCCTACAAGGCCTACCGCTCGGCAGCGCACCGCCAGGCCCTGCAGAAGCAGGCCGGCGTGGTGGCCGGCGATCAGTTCCAGGAGCAGCGGCGCGAGGTCATGCGCATCTGGGCCGCCCTGGGACTCAGCTAG
- the waaF gene encoding lipopolysaccharide heptosyltransferase II: MNILIVGPSWVGDMVMAQTLFQCLKQRHPECAIDVLAPEWSRPILERMPEVRAALSFPLGHGALELATRRRIGKSLAGQYDQAILLPNSLKSALVPFFAGIPRRTGWRGEFRYGLLNDVRLLDKQRYPLMIERFMALAYDKGAELPKPYPRPSLSIDPATREAALARFGLSLEQPVLALCPGAEFGEAKRWPAEHYAQVADTLIRQGWQVWLFGSKKDHPVGESIRQELIPGLREEVTNLCGETSLAEAIDLLSCAASVVSNDSGLMHVAAALNRPLVAVYGSTSPGFTPPLADDVEIVRLGLECSPCFDRTCRFGHYNCLRLLEPAAVTEALGRLGGTPVEVR; the protein is encoded by the coding sequence ATGAACATTCTGATCGTTGGACCTAGCTGGGTCGGTGACATGGTGATGGCGCAAACGCTGTTCCAGTGTCTCAAGCAGCGGCATCCCGAGTGCGCAATCGATGTACTGGCGCCGGAATGGAGCCGCCCGATCCTGGAACGCATGCCCGAGGTGCGCGCCGCGCTGAGCTTCCCGCTCGGCCACGGTGCCCTGGAGCTGGCCACCCGGCGGCGCATCGGCAAGTCGCTGGCCGGCCAGTACGACCAGGCGATCCTGCTGCCCAACTCGTTGAAGTCCGCGCTGGTGCCGTTCTTCGCCGGTATTCCACGGCGCACCGGCTGGCGCGGCGAGTTCCGCTATGGCTTGCTCAACGACGTGCGGTTGCTCGACAAGCAGCGCTACCCGCTGATGATCGAGCGTTTCATGGCCCTGGCCTACGACAAGGGGGCCGAGCTGCCCAAGCCGTACCCGCGCCCGAGCCTGAGCATTGACCCGGCAACCCGCGAGGCGGCCCTGGCACGCTTCGGCCTGAGCCTCGAACAGCCGGTGCTGGCGCTGTGCCCGGGCGCCGAGTTCGGTGAAGCCAAGCGCTGGCCTGCCGAACACTACGCCCAGGTGGCCGACACCTTGATCCGCCAGGGCTGGCAGGTCTGGCTGTTCGGCTCGAAGAAAGACCACCCGGTGGGCGAGAGCATCCGCCAGGAGCTGATCCCCGGCCTGCGTGAAGAAGTCACCAACCTGTGTGGCGAAACCTCGCTGGCCGAGGCCATCGACCTGCTGTCCTGTGCCGCCTCGGTGGTGTCCAACGATTCCGGCCTGATGCACGTCGCCGCCGCGCTGAACCGTCCCCTGGTGGCGGTATACGGTTCGACCTCGCCGGGCTTCACCCCACCGCTGGCCGATGACGTGGAAATCGTGCGCCTGGGGCTGGAATGCTCGCCGTGCTTCGACCGCACCTGCCGTTTCGGCCATTACAACTGCCTGCGCCTGCTGGAGCCTGCGGCGGTGACCGAGGCCCTCGGCCGCCTGGGCGGCACCCCGGTCGAGGTGCGCTGA